GTACAGGAGAGCCTTGcatttacctgaaaaataagagtagcacgtgacttaagtattttaagaaaactcAGGTAAGCAACCCCCCTATCagggttaaatgcaaacacatacaatttcatgaaatgagacctatcataacagtctattttcctacgatAGCTATCATAAACGGGCAATTTGaatgtgtacttaattttcctaCACACGGTCTACACATACGAGTATGGTCCCACTAGTCAATTCACACACCTCCTAGATCCCTTTCTGGTCGAGCAAGCATTCTCTGGTAACTGTTGATGTCGGACACCTGTTAGGAATAGCGACCATCTTGGCAGCATTAtggtaaacataatgatcgtttccTTGCTTCGTAGCGTACAGGTCCCTACTTTCGTGAAAGAAGAAGGGGTATCCCTCGAAGCATGAACagacaataatgcatgaggttcgaacaattttccattttcattatcatataCTAGCGTCTTGcttaatatcatatcatttttatcatgTCTTCCATGCGTGTTTtggggttgtatttcatgtcaATTCATCATTTTACATGtcaatcaaatcatttatCATTCATGTTGCACATGTCATATTGTAACATCTAAGTCCCAACAAGGTATTAAATACCTGATATTTAACATTGAGCCCAAAGTTCTCGGATTTTATTGACAATCTTAAGAATGGAATTTCAAGATAAcgtagaagagaaaaatacttGGAAAAGTCCCACAAACAcaagaaaaatgttgaaacATTGGAAAAATGGTCCAAGTTAATACAGGAGGgatattttggtcattttgtCCTCCTTAATTAGTTACCTAAAAATTGAGATTAGAGaaatgtaaagaaaagaaaaggaaagaaaaaatagaatagagagaaaggaaggttctagagagaaaaataaccAACACAACTCTGATCCAGTCTAATTCCGGTCGAGCTTCTTTCACGAAACCTTCACAGAACCTAGAGGAGAAGCGTTGACCTTCGAATCATACAAAATCGTACCATCGGTACCCATACAGCTCAGCCCACAATCATTATGTGCAACCCGCAACGCTGACAACCCGACCTGAAGTCCACACCTCAAACTTAATCACGACACGCGTGCCTCAGCTCCACACTTCATGACACGTGCCTTATCCCCAGTCGCGGCTCACTTCGGCTCATCTAGCAGCGCACTCTTCAACTCGACTCCAGTGCTTCTCAATGGCTCCAGTGGCTCAAAAGCGACGTAAACGACTCGAATGGTCAATGGCTCCAGTGGCTCAAAAGCGACGTAAACGACTCGAATGGTGTATTTGGTTCCAAttccaacattttttacaCTCGTTGAGCTTATTTTGACCTTATGATAATGGTTTAAGGTCAATATAAGCCCTATTTTctcatattaaattaaattaagttaggaattcgatttttattaAGGCAAGTAAatgaatattcaaaatagGTGAAACCTCGGCATAAGTGAGAACGAATTTGAGGGACGAAAGCAAGCTAATTTGGAGTTAGAAAGAATTTCAGCTAAGGTAATTCAAGTAAGTGACTTTACTATCGTTATGATTGGAAAAGTTGTGTTATATATAATGATACGTGCTCAATGGTCCTGCACAAGTTATATGTTTGATACGTTCATTGTGTTTATGGTAtgttgaatgatatgatatgttataatgatatgatatggttTGCTGATTATGATATAAATGGATGTCATATTatgtcttgatgatttatgaTACAAATGGATGTCATattatgaaatgttttgaGATAAAAGGAGATTTATGACGTATAACCCGAGAGATGTTTTAAAGGTTAtgatataaatgaaatgaaattaaatgaaattgagaaaaGAGGGGATGTCTTGCATGATTTTTTTActatgaaaaatgttgggaccttaGTATAAATGTATGTTCACGTGCATCGGGATATTTCGTCAAATGATGAGTACAGACGCGTATATtatgaaaaggaagatgatcattatgtttagCATAATGCTACGACGGTTGCTATTCCTTCTAGGTGTTCAAAAACAGCACCAAGGACGCTAGCCTAACTAGCATGAGGCCTAGGAGGTGTGCAAACCGTCTAGTGGGTCTATAGTCGCACGGATtggttgtgtgtagagtagTAAATACATATTTGATCACCTAGATCTAGGAAAACCACCAAAagaatatagttttaaatgatagattcatatttgttcCAACCGATGGTTCTCTCCCAAGACTTCCAATCCCCTTTTTTCCCATTGTATGAACTTATTGTATGAACTTGTAAGTCTTAAACTCAGAAATAAGTCCACCGAGTTCGCACCAAGAAAATTGGAATCGTTTCAACTCAAAAAGGGGGCAATTGATTTAAATAGACTCCATAAAAATGCTATTCAACACAGCTTCCAACGCCTCAAGTACTTCATATAACTCTTCCAACAATAAATTTTCTGCCACCTAAAACATTAGAACACACAACTACAAATATTATTACACCCTTTTCCCTCCTGCTTcttccctcttcctcttcctcttcctcttcctcttccttgcTTTCTCAATAGGACCAAAAActcatctttttttctttttccgaGAAACGATTTAGCATTCGATCAAACCCAAAATTGTTCTTCCTTCGGTTTGCCAGACTGCCACCACAATTAGCGCTCCGGGCCACCACGAGCAGGAACTCGAGACGACGACCACGACGACCTTGAACTTCCAAATGCAGCAGGTCTACGATCATCATTGCGCCAGCTCCCTGGCTGAGATGGTCGATTGTCAGGCCTGCTGCTTCCCCATCGATCAGATTCAGGAGGTGGTGCATTAGGGCTGGAGCTCTCAGTCCGTTCACGTAGGAACCTTGGCACATATTTTCCTGCGGCCGGGGCTGCAGCCGCAGCAGCTGCAGCAGCAGGAGAAGCAGTCCTAGACTCCTGAGGTCGAGAAGCAGGAGAAACATCAGGCCTAGCAGAAGCATCGCCTGACTTGCCTCCACTAAAGAGCATTTCTTTCCGcagtctttctttttcttccaattcGCGCTCTCTCTGCCTCTGCTTCTCAGCAATCTCATCCAATTTTGCCTTGCGTTCAGCTTCCTCCCTTTTCCTCCTTTCGGCTTCTACAAAGTTCAAAAAAGTGCAATGAGCAAAAGCAGACAAATGACGACTCCACGCTAATGTACATTATATTAAAACCTACGGATATCTTTGCAGAAGTTGTTTCAACTCATGCTCTAAGTACCCCCCTCCCCCTCCCCCAtaaaaaaccataaaacttttaacaaaTACCTTCACGCTTGCGTGCTTCCTCCTCTTCACGCAATATTCTGATCCTCTCCTCTTCACGCCTAACATAAAagattttctttctcttagCCTCTCTTTCTGCTTTACGAGACTGAATTATTTGCCTGATATGTTCTTCTCTCTCAGCTCTACGTTTGTTGAACTCCTCTTGGCGAAGACTGATAACTCTTTCttggaaaattttctataCAACAAAAGTTAAAAGGTTAAGTTTGATCTATGTGTCAAAAGTCAACAATTTCTGCAAACATTCATACGCTCAAGTTTCATTTCACAACATCAACGAAGTTtagaattatattaaataaagaaaagaaaaaaaaaagaaatgggcACTGTACCATCGGATAAAAAAGTAATCATGCGCTCTCGTATACTTCCAACATACCAAACATCCTAAATTTAGAGCAGAGTTCTAGGAACTTACAAATTAAACCTGAAATGATCTACACATTTTTCAATCGAAGTACACTTGAATAGTGAATTCTAAGAGTTAGAGCAGACAGATTATGAGTAATTGAAATAAAGCCATATGAAACTATTAACCTTATCCACCTAAGCATACTAATTAAGGCATATAGTCTCTACTCTACCAAGAAGTTTGGGTCCCTCTATGTACGAGTTACTAACGTCCACatgttaaactaaaaaatatgaaaataattataataaataaacaaacctTGCTCTCCAACATTCTTGCCAATCTGTTCTTCTCCTTCAGGTCACCTTCATGGCGCTGCTTGCTTAACTCGACCTCCAGCTGAAAAGCAGAAAAGGAACtccattttataataaataaactttaaaacacCCCATTAAGTATTAACATATCATCAATGGTAGCAGGAAAAAACtgataacaaaaacaaaataaaagcacaaagaaaaaaatgaataggtGTAATCAATACAATAAGTTAAATATTTGTCGTAAAGCACGGCATTGTAAGAATGGTATGTTGTGGAAGCCACATGCAGGAAAATCATGGCAAAATTACCCATCAGAAACATTAAGAGTAATACTTGAAAATGTTGAATTCACTAGATCAATAAGTCACGTGCAAAAGCATCAGTTCATCTTTTCAAAGTTCACATAGGATCATGGTAAATCCCAGCTAGAAATTCTCAAGAAACAGCACCCATAGTATATTTGCAACTACCCTCTCTCTACATTAACTCCTACTCACATTATAAGAAGAATCTCCCTCTTTGATAAACTTGCAGCACTGACAGGCTTTAAAGTTACAATACATGCAATAGTACTGTTGTCCAGCCCACTTTTCTATCAAACCGAGAGTGGTCAAAGAAGCAATTTCTTTTTGTCCAACTGGACAGAAGATTCCATGAAGACAGTAGTGGGTTCTCTGCTACTTTCTCTTCCACCCTCACAATACCAACATTTATGAGGTCAAATTCAAGCTATGTCACATAAGTTCTTTGCTGCTGACAAACAAGTGATATGAGATACAAGTGCAATGTGCTGAAGATTTCCTTCACTGATTGGAAAATCATCAAGCATAAAGGACCAGAGATGACATGTATCAACCTACAATCCAGCAAAATCGTTAACACCCACCCATAACTACATGTTGAAAAGACTAGGCAAGCCTCGTAGCCACTCTCTACTCTATGTCTCCACCAACGTACtcaaaagaacaaattgagCAAAGATCAAGAGAGAAGCATTATCATAAGACTAACTTTATCCCCTTCTACTAAATCACTATGGTTGGAAATGTCAAGACACATACAGAAGTTGAATAAAGTAATATAAAAACATGAGAAGCATAAAAGCTAATTGGGGACTTCAACACTTCTCGATTTAGGCTGAAGTGAAAAAAGAAGTTAAGGCCACAAAAATATATCGACCTTTTTAGATGCATAAAACTACCGTAATTTGCCTATGTATTATTTAGTCATACCATATGCATGTGTAGTTAACTATATTACCAAAATGCACTAACAAATCCAATTTCACGCATTGagaattaataaagaaaaaaggaacatGAAAACTGCAGCCAAATACAGATAATCATAGTCAAAGTTTCTTTAATATAATGGAACAATGGTTCAGAAAGAAAGACCTGCTGATCACGTTCATGAATCGTCCTCTCTTCAAGCAAACGTTGCTGAAATGCAGCTTCGATTAACGTTGCTGCCTCTTCTCTTTTTGCTCTTTCTAGATAATCCATAGTTTTGGAAAGCTTCTGcaatttcttttccatttcctGCCTCTCCCTTAATTGTTCAGTAAGGGCCAATTGCATTAAGGTTTGTTTAGTCAACTTTTCCTGGAGACATACTCACATGTTATTTATCGAATATACATCTATCaacaataagaaaataagtaaCAAACAAAACTCACGGAATCAAGAACCGGCTTCCTGCTTCCCTTCTTTTTACCAACACGCTTTTCAGCTTCCTGAAGTAATGCCTGTGCTTCTTCAAGTTCTCGCTCTTCCATTTCCCTACGAAGCCGTTGACTTTTCCTTTGTTCATATTCTAAAGCAAGACGCTTCTGCTCAGCCTCTTCAGTTATCTTTAGTAATTTTAACCTTCTTGATTCCTCCTCACGTTCCTAAACACAGTTGATCAcaatttttacaatttatgaACCTCCAAAAGAACAATGAATAAGGCAATTCAAAGTATAATGAGGGTACCATTTCCAAAAGTTGTCGTTCCTGctcttccttccttttctcaaTTATTGATTTCCGAGCAAGAAGCCTCTTGTGCTCTTTAtcaacaatatctgctaaatCAGGCAATATTTCACCTGTTTTTGATGTTTTCTTTACAGGAGGGTAGATCATGGCTCTTACTTTGTTTAGGGACTCAGCAAGCACAGTCAGGTGGTCCCGAAGCCCTTCTGATTCAATACCCTACATtgattcataaaaaattaagctaTAAACATCAGTTAATTATATACTGAGAAGAATACCATTGCCTAAATCCTTAATAAATATACAGAAAAAGTTAGTCATTCCTCTAAATTCAACATAAATTaactttacaaaaataaaaaagccgACACAAAATCAGAAGGGCTTAATGCATAAAATTCAACAGCAGTAAAAAAACAATTGGGTCACATTATGATGtaaaatcaaattatcaaCCATGGCTCAAATCTCAGCgtcttttttttgtatatatcagagaagggagaaaaaagaaaagaatttcaaatacCAAATTGCCAAATAAGACGATGTTCCTTGAATGATCGACTTTCATGGcgatgaaattttgtttaactGCATCAACTAATATTTTCTCCACGGcagaaaaatcaaaaaatgGGATCATCTGCGACAGACTCTCAATTTTCATAGTCTGGTATACATGGGAGACCTGGAAAAACATAGATAAATAAAGACTTCAGTACATTctaatttaaatgttattaaacAATGTTTCTCTTTATATATAAGTAATGGCTTGGCGAAgttcataatatataaaatatataagtaCCTGCTGAAGTAGCCTCAGGGTAGCAAGTTTTTCAAGAGCTGGAACATATTGAGACAATTGCAATTCGGGTACAGATGAGGCTGATGAAAGCTTACCTCCAAGCTTAGATATTTTTGTGAACAACGGTTGCAATTTTAATGCAAGATCGAGAGGGAAGAACTCATGCTCCAAAAGATGATAAAGATCTTTAATTTCCTGAGTTGCACAGCTCAGGACTCCTTTAGACACCTAAACAAAAGCACAAATCTActaagaaaagagaacaaaagtTATTGGCTACATACTTGAAGTTGTCAGAAATATGGAAAAGtgagaaagagaaattaaagatCTTCTGCTTAACAATTCAAAAGAATGTGAAGCAATCGaagtataataaatttggAGGGCAGAAGGGAAAAGACAACAAAAATGTCCAAGTCAACCGAGTCCAACATACCAGTTCAGAGAGAAGATTTTCCCTCGAAagctggaaaaaaaaaacacaaacagaAAAGAGTAAGGCAATATGCAGGTTGCGAAAAATAATAAGTTAAAACCAATTAAGCAAATGCATTACCACATCTCTACTCTCAAGTTTGGAGTCTAAACCGAACCCTATGAGATTAGCCATCCTCAAACTTCGCTCTTTCTCATGTTCCAGTTCTAAATGTGATGCACCATGCTTGGAGTCATAGGGGGGCACTGCAAGAGCGGCTAACACAACAGATGATGCTATCAGCTGTAGGTCCTTCTGGCttagatttttgttgaaaCTCTTCTGAAGGGAGAAAAGTTTAAGCCATGCATAGGCATGATAAAGATTACTATCCGATATCCAGAAGATCTCTGTTAATTTGACGTAGTAAACCACCATCAACGATGGCTTGGGTGTTTTCTTCACCATACACATCAAACCATGAATATCTTCCACAGAACGAAAAGCTTCCTGCAAATAATGGTAAGAAGGAATCATTTGAATTGCATTATTCGTAGAAGATAATCAAGATATGAATTGTAGGAATCTAGACATTACTTCCTCTATATGAGggagaaaaattaaagaacgGAAAAATTCAGACCTGCCAGAGTTCAAGCTCCGTGGCAACCTTCAGCTGTTCAAATCTTGTGTCAAGGTACAACTGCAAGCTCTCTGGAGCAGATAGGTCAGGCCGATCTCTTTGGTCTCTATACTTGTTGAGATTAGCAAGATGATTTCTGATAATTTCACATAATCTGCGAAATTCTGTTGTCCTTTTGTACAGCTTACAAAACTGGAAGGCACGATGGGCTGTCATCTACAAATGAAAAACGCCAGAAGAAATATTACATCTTGGTACAAAATCCATCCTGATTCATCCAGTCTATAAAGAGCACAGAACACATCAaggacaataaaaaaaatcagatccttataaaattaatgtcCAAACTGAGTAAGGCACAAAATCTTGTTTCCTCCtctttgaaaaattataagtaaaaaaatgaaattgtgaaaGTAATCCTATGAAAAGCCAACATGCCCATCAAGGTTCAACACTCCATTCCTCAATCTTCATAacattaactaattaattcaTAGCCTTCATGTTACcgctaaaaattcaaatacttatGGCAAAATAGTTCCAAAAAAACCTAAACATATCTCCCAGGTACAGATGCAAAGAAGCTTTCTTAAATCCTCCAACCATCAGAACAATTAGCAAGCGAAGTTAAACTTTGACGAGATTTTAACAATCATCCCCACACCCTTATCATTTATCAGTAGATATAAACTGAAAAAATAACTCATACACCAAATAGCTGTCAATTAAGGTATGGCCTACCGCATAAAGTGCTTCCAACTTTGAGTTATTCCTTAGTATCTCAAGAACTGTTCGATATGTCTCCCATAGAAATTTAAACCAAGGGGTAACAAGTTCGCGATCAGATCTGTCCTTTCCTTTCTCCCCACTGACATAACTAAGCATCAGATCTTCTGGTCTTTTATCAGCTTCCAAGTCATCAACATCAAGAGCTTCTTCTAATGCTTGAGCTTGACTACGAGCCTGCTCTGCCTTCTCAGTGGAAAGATGCATAAAGTGCTTGATTACTTCCTCTAAAGAAGTAACATTGACTTGCTGGCAAACAATACGGTACTGAATCAAACCATCCTTTGCAAACCTTCCTTTCCTCATGTCCACACAAAGCtcaacatacttaaacatAATCCTCTCAAGAGGTTTCTGCCATGCTCTATATTTCTTTGAAGTTATAAGATCATGAAGAGCTTGCAAGGCATCCTGCTTCTGGCCAACATTTATCAGCTCTGGATAAATGTAaggagaaaaaatattaatgctAGCGACCTTTCATTTCCCAAAAAACCAGTAAACACAGCATTCATTTCGAAATAGGGTGAATACAACGTCAGTTGTAGACTAGAAACATATACAGGAAACTCAGGGGCAAGAAGCACAATTCACAACAAAGGCAAAATGACATTTTGTAtatctagaatttttttaCACACTATAATATAAGAAAAGGAACTGAATAGATAAGACACACAAAAACAATTGAAGAACCAAATTACATGGTTATAAAATGGAAGAACCAATTACATGTTACATAATGCAAACCATAAACATGTTGTCTAAATTATAGTGTTCATACATCATAGGCCTATAACGAAACAACTTCCACAAGTTATCAAACTCAAAAGTAATAACGGTATGGCATGAAGATTACCACATTACAATTTTCAAGAGGGAActtccaaaatttaatttacttaATCGACAGGCGTTCATACATGAATAATACATATATTGTATATGTCACTCAGAACATGTACACCGAACCAACTTTCCAACAAACAACGgatgaaaaaaattcattgaGCATTCAGAATTCATCAAAAGGGTCATACATACTGCAAAAACGAAGTACACCCTAAAAGTCATGGTATACTTTAAAAAACAATGCAATCTacagaaaacccaaaagagaaTTTTATGTCCGTTCACCTTCAGCTCGTTTTAAAGCATTCTCTGGCTTGACAAAAGAAGCCATGAGTCGATCAAATATTTAGCTCACTCAAGGACAGCATGCAACGTCAAATGACCTGAGCCACACATGAAGAACCAGTGTGAATACAAAAACCAAACGACGGAAGTGAATGGGCACTACTAATACAGCATCAAAGTGGATAATGAATAACAAAATGATAGAAATTCTGTTAATgtataagaattttattttgtgagGGGAAGTTCTCGATGAATTCACCTCATCTATGacattaaaatgaatttttcaatCCAACCACAGGCCAAAACTACTCATCAATGTAGTAAACTTAGACTGGTACGTATAATACAGGCAAGAAAGTGGTTATTATTCCGCTCACATAAGCATAATACTTCAATTAGTAACAAATTCACCCGTAAGGAAGTATATACATCAAAATCGATAACCCTCCCTCGACCCAAAAAAGAGAAGATTCCAAAACGCCTTCGAAAATTTCGAGCGAGGGCACAAATGCGTAGTAGCACATATCCACAACAATCGGATTGAAGGTCGATCTCTGGGAAAAATCGGAAGGAAGGTAGTCGTTTCAAGGGGCGAAATCCAAGTTCTCGCTAACCTAATAACTCCCAAAACCATTCTAGAAAAAATATACCAAAAACATACACCTTGCAGATCCACAAAAACATAACCCGTTACATGAAATTATACGCCGAAGAATATCGAACATACCCGAGGAACCCTATGATTGTAATCTTCggattcaaaaaaaataaaaaaaaatcaaaaaaattcaaaaaaaaaaatgaagccgTTCCAAATGGGCCTAATCACTTAACTCGATTGACGAAAAGTACAGAGGAAGATGGAGAAGGATAAATTGAAGGCGTACcggaagaagaggagagaaTCGACGACGGAGGTGgtgaggaaaagaaaattacctgagagagagagaagtgaTGCAGTGGCCGTGGCTAAGGGGAAGGactcaaattagggtttaagagtcattttgattttgggcTTCAACCAAATGGGCCTAATAACGGAAAGCCCATTTAAAAACCCAtacattttgttaaaaaaaacaaaattgtcttatttgttttttctcgATGTTCAATGCTTCGATGACTTTTTTTATTCTGTATATAATAGAATCGGTAATTAAATTAGTTGATttcttttaatcttatttctaatttatcagatgattttaaaaattatgaatttatgagacaagaaaataaatttaaaatttattagataatttaagtttttagaAAGTTTATTTTGAGAATTGATTGTGGTTATTATAGAAATTATGTGTTGATATTTATGGTTGTGAGTGTAAAAAGGAAGGGTAGATTTCGTTAGTACCCATTTTGTAggaatttatatattaattttcaccATACAAATTACAAATAGTTTTAACAAAACcctatttaaaacaaaatttgctACAGTTACAAAAATTAACACCAATTAcatagttttagaaaacactTACAAATAGCTTTAGTGTAACAAAGTTTACTAAGAAATACATGAATCCGAAGAACAACTTGTAAAGCAACAGAAATGTAGACACCCAGCTCAGCTCAGCTCAGCTCATCCACATGAGTATTTGAGCAATTAAGATCAGAATAAAATTCCACACTGGGGTACCAGAGATGAACTGTgatagaaattaaacaaaatgaacACGAGATTTATCTTAAGAATTGAAATTACTCCAGATATAGATTGAACATAGATGCCAGGCTAAAGACTACATGATTTTCTATTCCATAAGTTCTTAAATTGAGAGGCAAAAATATTCAGACATCTATCCTTTGTCTTCTCCAAAACTAACATCATAACACTTAAATAGGTTCAAAACAGGATGAAGAGCAAATCACAAGAGGAACACCTCAAAATCCAAGCTTGGTGCGGCGCCAGTGCCTTCGTTTCGCATTATACCTGAAGAATACATCAAAATGGAGCGTTACATTTAAAACTGATAAGAAtagaaatgatgaaattaCGAATAAAAACTGTAGTAGAAGAGCTTAAGACCTGATGGT
This sequence is a window from Cucurbita pepo subsp. pepo cultivar mu-cu-16 chromosome LG04, ASM280686v2, whole genome shotgun sequence. Protein-coding genes within it:
- the LOC111792734 gene encoding eukaryotic translation initiation factor 3 subunit A-like, coding for MASFVKPENALKRAEELINVGQKQDALQALHDLITSKKYRAWQKPLERIMFKYVELCVDMRKGRFAKDGLIQYRIVCQQVNVTSLEEVIKHFMHLSTEKAEQARSQAQALEEALDVDDLEADKRPEDLMLSYVSGEKGKDRSDRELVTPWFKFLWETYRTVLEILRNNSKLEALYAMTAHRAFQFCKLYKRTTEFRRLCEIIRNHLANLNKYRDQRDRPDLSAPESLQLYLDTRFEQLKVATELELWQEAFRSVEDIHGLMCMVKKTPKPSLMVVYYVKLTEIFWISDSNLYHAYAWLKLFSLQKSFNKNLSQKDLQLIASSVVLAALAVPPYDSKHGASHLELEHEKERSLRMANLIGFGLDSKLESRDVLSRENLLSELVSKGVLSCATQEIKDLYHLLEHEFFPLDLALKLQPLFTKISKLGGKLSSASSVPELQLSQYVPALEKLATLRLLQQVSHVYQTMKIESLSQMIPFFDFSAVEKILVDAVKQNFIAMKVDHSRNIVLFGNLGIESEGLRDHLTVLAESLNKVRAMIYPPVKKTSKTGEILPDLADIVDKEHKRLLARKSIIEKRKEEQERQLLEMEREEESRRLKLLKITEEAEQKRLALEYEQRKSQRLRREMEERELEEAQALLQEAEKRVGKKKGSRKPVLDSEKLTKQTLMQLALTEQLRERQEMEKKLQKLSKTMDYLERAKREEAATLIEAAFQQRLLEERTIHERDQQLEVELSKQRHEGDLKEKNRLARMLESKKIFQERVISLRQEEFNKRRAEREEHIRQIIQSRKAEREAKRKKIFYVRREEERIRILREEEEARKREEAERRKREEAERKAKLDEIAEKQRQRERELEEKERLRKEMLFSGGKSGDASARPDVSPASRPQESRTASPAAAAAAAAAPAAGKYVPRFLRERTESSSPNAPPPESDRWGSSRPDNRPSQPGSWRNDDRRPAAFGSSRSSWSSSRVPARGGPER